One genomic region from Onychostoma macrolepis isolate SWU-2019 chromosome 23, ASM1243209v1, whole genome shotgun sequence encodes:
- the szrd1 gene encoding SUZ domain-containing protein 1: MDDEEVADSWEEAADSGEMERRLEEKLRISQKERLSSGSSSRSPMRTAIVIQDDSLPAAPPPQIRILKRPSSNGSLGSSVTQTRPSPQVKSLAQREAEYAEARKRILGSATPDDTPQERPNSDRSPRGSSHTLSEENRSGNHVVRQPAGPDGTQGFHHQRR; encoded by the exons ATGGATGATGAGGAGGTCGCCGACAGCTGGGAAGAGGCCGCCGATAGTGGG GAAATGGAAAGAAGACTAGAGGAAAAGCTTCGAATCAGTCAGAAAGAAAG ACTTTCAAGTGGCAGTTCGAGCCGTTCTCCGATGAGGACAGCGATTGTAATCCAGGATGACTCCCTCCCCGCAGCACCCCCACCTCAGATTCGTATTTTAAAGCGACCCTCCAGTAATGGATCTTTAGGATCATCTGTGACGCAGACTCGACCCTCCCCACAAGTAAAATCCTTGGCTCAGCGAGAGGCAGAATACGCAGAGGCCAGGAAGAGAATCCTTGGCAGTGCTACTCCTGATGACACACCACAGGAGAGACCCAATTCAGACCG ATCCCCACGTGGAAGCAGCCATACACTttcagaggaaaacagatcAGGAAACCATGTGGTTCGACAGCCAGCAGGCCCAGATGGTACACAAGGCTTTCACCACCAGCGCAGATAG
- the tmem82 gene encoding transmembrane protein 82 → MLSFISRFLPSVPTWLTPSAIPLHSILQGLVGACGIWVLRNLLKTYLFVEAQSIADPETDVKRRNRLNGGLTEKIQFWILTVVLSVVGSRVASLVVLEFSLRAISARLTGGSDSIIDPLFLLLVQCQFSLGCALTCSLNFLHEGAPQGWLSLLLAVGLSWFLANRCSRVWRHVNTMYSIHSTQRYCGLCIGLLTTGSSILTWLCSALIITFSVSGIAAISNINQHFLSTTEALRFWTPLTICYTLLVVYMNEDRHHPPGQQILNTVVVRLGGLFVLLITVGSWSDVLHVLICFTGEAACLFTSQDLLEAIYQHVTYVPKGPLKRPGNRGELRNFERKLD, encoded by the exons ATGTTGTCCTTCATTTCCCGGTTTCTGCCAAGTGTTCCTACTTGGCTAACACCAAGTGCTATTCCTTTACATAGTATTTTACAAG GGCTTGTGGGTGCTTGTGGAATCTGGGTTCTTCGTAAccttttaaaaacatacttGTTTGTTGAGGCACAGAg TATCGCAGATCCTGAAACAGACGTTAAACGACGTAACAGACTAAATGGTGGACTAACAGAAAAAATTCAGTTCTGGATCCTAACAGTGGTTCTTTCAGTTGTGGGGTCCCGCGTTGCATCACTAGTAGTTTTGGAGTTCTCTCTTAGAGCCATTTCAGCAAGGCTCACAGGAGGATCA GACTCAATAATTGACCCATTGTTTCTGCTGCTTGTCCAGTGCCAGTTCTCCTTGGGCTGCGCATTAACCTGCAGCCTTAATTTCCTCCATGAGGGGGCACCGCAAGGCTGGCTAAGCCTCCTCCTTGCAGTTGGACTGAGCTGGTTCTTGGCAAACCGGTGCAGCAGAGTATGGCGACATGTAAATACAATGTATTCAATACATAGTACACAGCGCTATTGTGGACTGTGCATTGGACTATTAACCACTGGCAGTTCTATATTAACCTGGCTCTGCAGTGCCCTAATTATAACTTTTAGTGTATCTGGAATTGCTGCTATATCAAACATAAACCAACACTTTCTATCAACCACTGAGGCTCTGAGATTTTGGACCCCACTCACAATCTGCTACACTCTGCTGGTTGTGTACATGAATG AGGATCGACATCATCCGCCTGGCCAGCAGATTCTCAATACAGTTGTTGTGCGACTGGGTGGGCTTTTTGTGTTACTGATTACAGTGGGCAGCTGGTCAGATGTACTCCATGTATTAATCTGCTTCACTGGTGAAGCTGCATGCCTGTTTACATCTCAAGACCTTTTGGAAGCTATATACCAG CATGTCACCTACGTGCCTAAAGGCCCATTAAAAAGACCTGGAAATCGGGGAGAACTAAGGAATTTCGAAAGGAAACTGGACTAG
- the sult1st5 gene encoding sulfotransferase family 1, cytosolic sulfotransferase 5, producing the protein MDGTTRESLSQIQGVPLLARVVKYWARVEKFQASNEDLLIATYPKAGTTWIQEVVDSILNEGDVEKCKRAPTQVRMPFFEMTAPDGSSSGISKLEVMDPPRVIKTHLPIQLVPRSFWDAGCKVIYIARNPKDTVVSYFHFDRMHLYQPEPGPWPQYLEKFMKGELGWGSWYDHVKGYWRERHNKKILYTFYEDMKGDPVREVTRIAQFLGQQLSKSTIEHIVQMTKFSAMRENPMANYSTIPDTIFDRTASEFMRKGEVGDWKNHFSAEEDAAFEEHYRKIMADCPIPIRFTI; encoded by the exons ATGGATGGGACAACACGAGAAAGTCTGAGTCAGATTCAGGGTGTCCCATTACTAGCGCGGGTGGTGAAGTACTGGGCAAGAGTGGAGAAGTTCCAGGCGTCAAATGAGGATTTGCTCATTGCCACGTATCCTAAAGCAG GAACTACGTGGATACAGGAAGTAGTGGATAGCATCCTGAATGAAGGAGATGTTGAAAAGTGCAAGCGGGCGCCCACTCAGGTGCGCATGCCATTCTTTGAGATGACTGCTCCTGATGGTTCAAGTTCTG GTATATCTAAGTTGGAGGTTATGGATCCCCCTCGTGTTATCAAAACTCATCTTCCCATCCAGCTTGTGCCTCGTTCTTTCTGGGATGCTGGTTGCAAG GTTATATATATTGCCCGTAATCCGAAAGACACTGTggtttcatattttcattttgaccGCATGCATCTTTACCAGCCTGAGCCTGGCCCTTGGCCACAATATCTGGAGAAGTTCATGAAAGGGGAAT TGGGTTGGGGATCCTGGTATGACCATGTTAAAGGATACTGGAGGGAAAGGCATAACAAGAAAATCCTTTACACATTCTATGAAGACATGAAAGGG GACCCTGTTCGCGAAGTAACCCGCATTGCTCAATTCCTTGGACAACAGTTATCAAAAAGTACAATAGAGCATATTGTGCAAATGACAAAGTTTTCTGCTATGCGAGAAAACCCCATGGCAAACTACTCAACTATCCCAGATACAATCTTTGATCGCACAGCCTCAGAATTCATGAGAAaag gtGAGGTTGGTGACTGGAAGAATCACTTCAGTGCAGAAGAGGATGCTGCATTTGAGGAACATTATCGCAAAATAATGGCTGATTGTCCTATTCCAATACGGTTCACAATATGA